Proteins found in one Maridesulfovibrio sp. genomic segment:
- a CDS encoding BPL-N domain-containing protein yields MSSIYILWDDAHIWGLLIKRALESWNVDHELVRGHQIAQGLLSGKPPAALIVPGGWAKGKAMKLGGPGILEIQKYVSEGGNYLGFCGGAGLGLSKTGGLGLSCWQRKGFENRLHHFLSGHINVQLDQSSPLVPDALGENALIPVWWPGQFSPNKCDSTAALGRYREPGNDFWVADLCISSLPEGTLNDWHNMYGISLLPEFLHDRPAVVTGNKGKGRFILSYPHLETPASAQANIWLSHILDRMLGQKTQERPTLPAWELTDTPLIWKDPDLVSVRNSLEKIIATGQGHFLLFWRNPWLLGWRRGIPGAALNSLYALICKVTSHTPNDAAIEKWNSCKADFMKYMNLFEEGVTGYLLAERFAMTMRSLEPETFFPKALREQRNGLFGPPPGAGGIYAKLLYMLEDLVWEMCRKEQNATEL; encoded by the coding sequence ATGTCAAGTATCTATATATTATGGGACGACGCCCACATATGGGGACTGCTTATAAAAAGAGCCCTTGAATCATGGAATGTCGACCACGAACTGGTGCGTGGGCATCAAATAGCGCAAGGGCTGCTTTCAGGCAAGCCTCCGGCGGCACTTATCGTACCTGGAGGCTGGGCCAAAGGAAAAGCAATGAAACTCGGCGGTCCGGGAATCCTTGAAATTCAGAAGTATGTAAGCGAAGGCGGAAACTATCTCGGATTCTGTGGCGGAGCAGGTCTGGGTCTTTCAAAGACCGGTGGGCTGGGCCTAAGCTGCTGGCAGCGCAAAGGCTTTGAAAACAGGCTGCACCATTTTTTAAGTGGACACATCAATGTACAGCTGGACCAGAGCAGCCCGCTGGTTCCGGACGCTCTGGGAGAAAACGCCTTGATTCCGGTCTGGTGGCCGGGACAGTTTTCACCGAACAAATGTGATTCAACCGCAGCCCTTGGACGCTACCGCGAACCGGGTAACGACTTCTGGGTCGCAGATCTGTGCATAAGTTCACTGCCTGAGGGGACTCTTAACGACTGGCACAACATGTACGGAATATCGCTGCTGCCGGAATTCCTGCATGACCGCCCGGCGGTTGTTACCGGGAATAAGGGCAAAGGGAGATTTATTCTCAGCTATCCTCATCTGGAAACACCGGCATCAGCACAGGCCAACATCTGGCTTTCGCACATTCTTGACCGCATGCTGGGACAGAAAACGCAAGAACGCCCCACTTTACCGGCATGGGAACTTACCGACACTCCTTTAATATGGAAAGATCCGGATCTTGTTTCCGTGCGCAATTCTCTGGAAAAAATCATCGCAACCGGACAAGGTCATTTTCTGCTCTTCTGGCGCAACCCATGGCTGCTGGGCTGGAGAAGAGGAATTCCCGGGGCGGCGCTGAACAGCCTCTATGCCCTTATCTGCAAGGTAACTTCACACACCCCCAATGATGCTGCCATAGAAAAGTGGAACTCATGCAAAGCCGATTTCATGAAGTACATGAACCTCTTTGAAGAAGGTGTTACAGGATACTTACTCGCTGAACGCTTTGCCATGACCATGCGTTCACTTGAACCGGAGACTTTCTTCCCCAAGGCATTACGCGAACAGCGCAACGGGCTTTTCGGCCCTCCTCCCGGAGCTGGCGGGATCTACGCAAAATTGCTTTATATGCTCGAAGACCTTGTTTGGGAGATGTGCAGGAAAGAGCAGAATGCGACTGAGCTGTAA
- a CDS encoding FapA family protein, with translation MTDRESPVRQADLRNKSDNKIVESRNAMLEFQLTPDKMAAYISAYTPAEGDGAPLSIELMQSELKRSGIEGELDHDGAMFALKRAGEGKSIINVALVRALYPQNAEDGQIITDADFSFPVLPGMEFGTLHEALPSSPGRNLQGEEIPATETHTPKPITLAGAEECNCILDPGNKKLIANTYGLVKIEEQQIKVEPLIKVSADFMNVSTMLYPHDCFGRRYDLSALEPALNQMDISRPLQHMAGQAALKKARETGQAQEAVIVRGTEPLPGRDGYFEFNRKDVIRSSVGTTGDDDRVDFKERGVHPMVGPGDIIGKIHPPVEGKAGEDVYGRLTPPPGGNPLEIKTGSHVAPMPDGITYKATETGIVQLQDNIIAVKDVLETKGDVDYSTGNIKLEKGSVHVNGSIREGFTVEVPDHIVVKDSVEGAHITSGGDIEVKGGLVMSGKGVAKAGGTITAQFASNARIECNDEVIIAHEISNCLIRCKGPISALGGRGTIQGGVVTSEVGIETNEIGSEIGVKTVVAINAKQKVNTKLVKEREQLRERLMKINSVVGQGDNETILKSTPPAKQEQMQQILMLRGRIKLKLKEIRKQLSKELNDYYKSLEKLSIRVHRKVHPGVEIKIGGKTVQISKPVPRMKFRFDADARTIIATKF, from the coding sequence ATGACAGACCGAGAGTCTCCCGTACGACAAGCTGACCTACGCAACAAAAGCGACAATAAAATTGTCGAGAGCCGTAATGCCATGCTGGAATTCCAGCTTACCCCTGATAAAATGGCCGCTTATATTTCCGCCTACACCCCTGCGGAAGGAGACGGAGCGCCCCTATCCATTGAACTGATGCAATCCGAACTGAAACGCTCCGGCATAGAAGGAGAACTGGATCACGACGGGGCTATGTTTGCTTTGAAGAGGGCGGGAGAAGGAAAAAGTATTATCAATGTGGCCCTTGTGCGGGCCCTTTACCCCCAGAACGCGGAAGATGGCCAGATCATAACTGACGCGGATTTCAGCTTCCCGGTACTTCCGGGCATGGAATTCGGAACCCTGCACGAAGCACTCCCCTCCAGTCCGGGCAGAAACCTGCAAGGAGAGGAAATTCCCGCCACAGAAACACATACTCCGAAGCCGATAACCCTCGCCGGAGCAGAAGAATGCAACTGCATCCTTGACCCGGGTAACAAAAAGCTGATCGCCAACACCTATGGCCTTGTAAAAATAGAAGAGCAGCAGATTAAGGTTGAGCCGCTTATTAAGGTTTCTGCCGACTTTATGAATGTTTCCACCATGCTCTATCCGCATGACTGTTTCGGCAGGCGCTATGATCTTAGCGCGCTTGAACCCGCTTTAAATCAAATGGATATTTCCCGTCCTTTGCAGCATATGGCCGGACAGGCAGCCTTAAAAAAAGCCCGCGAAACAGGTCAGGCTCAAGAGGCGGTCATAGTACGAGGAACTGAACCGCTTCCCGGCAGAGACGGATATTTTGAATTTAACCGCAAAGACGTTATCCGCTCCTCCGTAGGCACTACCGGAGATGATGACCGCGTAGATTTTAAGGAACGCGGGGTTCATCCCATGGTCGGTCCCGGAGATATAATCGGCAAAATCCATCCTCCGGTTGAGGGTAAGGCCGGGGAGGATGTTTATGGAAGACTGACTCCCCCTCCCGGCGGCAATCCCCTAGAAATAAAAACCGGGTCTCACGTTGCCCCCATGCCGGACGGGATTACCTACAAAGCCACGGAGACAGGCATCGTCCAGCTTCAGGATAATATCATTGCGGTCAAAGATGTTCTGGAAACCAAGGGTGATGTCGATTATTCCACCGGGAATATCAAGCTGGAGAAGGGCTCGGTCCATGTAAACGGCTCCATCAGGGAAGGATTTACCGTGGAAGTCCCGGACCATATTGTAGTCAAAGACTCCGTTGAAGGAGCCCACATCACCTCCGGGGGAGATATTGAAGTCAAGGGAGGGCTGGTCATGTCCGGCAAGGGCGTAGCCAAGGCGGGTGGAACAATTACAGCCCAATTCGCGTCCAACGCCCGTATTGAATGCAACGATGAAGTTATTATCGCCCATGAGATCAGCAACTGCCTTATTCGCTGCAAGGGACCGATCAGCGCACTCGGCGGCAGGGGTACTATCCAAGGAGGAGTCGTCACTTCAGAGGTCGGCATTGAAACCAATGAAATCGGATCAGAAATAGGTGTAAAAACAGTTGTCGCCATCAACGCCAAGCAAAAGGTAAACACGAAACTGGTGAAGGAAAGGGAACAATTGCGGGAACGGCTTATGAAAATAAACTCCGTTGTTGGTCAGGGTGATAATGAAACCATCCTCAAATCCACTCCCCCGGCCAAGCAGGAACAGATGCAACAGATTCTCATGCTCCGCGGTCGCATTAAGCTGAAGCTTAAAGAGATACGCAAGCAGCTTTCCAAAGAACTTAACGACTACTACAAGTCACTTGAGAAGCTTTCCATACGGGTTCACCGCAAAGTACATCCCGGCGTGGAAATCAAGATCGGGGGAAAAACGGTACAGATCAGCAAGCCCGTCCCGCGAATGAAATTCCGGTTTGATGCCGATGCGCGGACCATTATCGCAACAAAATTTTAA
- the truA gene encoding tRNA pseudouridine(38-40) synthase TruA: MQRIKLIIAYDGTDFCGWQLQPNLRTVQGELEKSIARVTGSPVRVHGSGRTDSGVHALGQIAHFDVEDRFASVLWQRALNSLLPDDVTVLQAIPVSSDFHSRYNAVHKTYTYTLWLENNFFLPWRRHYVWKCGPLDFEAIDKGMQYFLGEHDFSSFQNTGTLIKSTVRTIHDFKRYPGQNAQEMVLEICGSGFLKQMVRNITGCLVTIGRGKAKPESVRSLLQMKDRTAAPATAPAQGLCMAGVYYGDEGCGGTDTGRNQSQDSGVGEQI, encoded by the coding sequence ATGCAGAGAATTAAACTTATTATCGCTTATGACGGTACGGACTTTTGCGGCTGGCAGCTGCAGCCGAATCTACGCACCGTTCAGGGTGAACTTGAAAAATCCATCGCCCGCGTAACCGGCAGCCCGGTCCGCGTTCACGGGTCAGGGCGCACCGATAGCGGTGTGCATGCGCTGGGGCAGATTGCCCACTTTGACGTGGAAGATCGATTCGCATCGGTACTTTGGCAAAGGGCTCTTAATTCCCTGCTGCCTGATGATGTGACCGTATTACAGGCGATACCTGTTTCTTCCGATTTTCATTCCCGCTACAATGCTGTCCACAAGACTTATACCTACACCCTGTGGCTGGAAAATAACTTTTTCCTGCCGTGGCGCAGACACTATGTCTGGAAATGCGGCCCCCTTGATTTTGAAGCAATTGATAAGGGCATGCAGTATTTTCTGGGTGAGCACGATTTTTCCTCATTTCAAAATACCGGTACTTTGATCAAATCCACCGTCCGTACAATTCACGATTTTAAACGCTACCCCGGTCAGAACGCGCAGGAGATGGTTCTGGAAATCTGCGGCTCCGGTTTTCTGAAACAAATGGTCCGCAACATAACCGGCTGTCTGGTCACTATCGGGAGGGGTAAAGCCAAACCCGAAAGTGTCCGATCATTATTACAGATGAAGGACAGAACTGCGGCACCGGCCACAGCTCCAGCTCAGGGCTTGTGTATGGCCGGTGTTTACTATGGAGATGAGGGTTGTGGCGGAACTGACACTGGACGGAACCAATCTCAGGATAGCGGAGTCGGAGAACAAATCTGA
- the fliJ gene encoding flagellar export protein FliJ — translation MPKPYVFKLEKVLEFREQAEEQARLALAEALRLHQEQKKKLLTVEELISAHQKKRYENLSANDMWLWQQYDLALKEDLHTIQNRLKQLALNLQKCRAEAVRKSKDRKLLEKLKENQAKKYYEEENLKEQKEFDEMATIRFKPENF, via the coding sequence ATGCCCAAACCTTATGTTTTCAAACTAGAAAAGGTTCTGGAGTTCAGGGAACAGGCAGAAGAGCAGGCCCGGCTTGCCCTTGCGGAAGCCCTGCGTTTGCATCAGGAGCAGAAGAAAAAGCTCCTTACTGTTGAAGAATTGATTTCCGCCCACCAAAAAAAAAGATACGAGAATCTTTCAGCCAATGATATGTGGCTCTGGCAGCAGTATGATCTAGCCCTTAAAGAGGATTTGCATACTATCCAGAATCGTTTAAAGCAGTTGGCCCTTAATTTGCAGAAATGTAGGGCAGAAGCTGTAAGAAAGTCAAAAGATCGTAAACTGCTCGAAAAGCTAAAAGAGAATCAGGCGAAGAAATATTATGAAGAAGAAAACCTCAAGGAACAAAAAGAGTTCGACGAAATGGCAACAATTCGTTTCAAACCTGAAAATTTCTAA
- a CDS encoding methyl-accepting chemotaxis protein yields MRIRTRMILAIVLPMIISVAVVMFTVSMQFDSTAEDSYRKTASQELKLINNYIAEILKKAENVSRFVAELDETKNAIGKWTKYFELEGPSKPAQFATDPSEIKVNRLANNLMDANPAFAYVYLGFEDGGYTQDGSDTLKNDYDPRKRPWYKEGKTSSKESSLLSAYMTTEGFPNIGYVTKIRNNSGNFIGVSAVDISLGDLTKIINNLNIGETGFVVLVQGDGTILADPKTPENNFKKVNEIDNTALKEAYNSKEAWLGSLDFKGNKFSAEVYRSKETGWTLIAFLPHDEIYMASREANKTMLMIAAVAALLFGALGAAMVNRSLVRPIHAMGGFAKEIAAGNYNAEPEEASYRAELRELLDNLQSMTRELVKTISLADEKTREAEEKTVQAEEALGEAEEATRRAESAKREGMMQAAGQLEEIVERISSSSTELSANVEESRNGSEMQRERAAENATAMEEMNATVLEVASNASKSSEEADRAKSEAVHGSEIVKKVVTSVGNLKVESEKLSTEMGQLGEKAESISSVMSVITDIADQTNLLALNAAIEAARAGEAGRGFAVVADEVRKLAEKTVSATSEVGEAIGSIQQSSRNSINTMSETAEMVDSTTTLVNEAGEALTSILDIIDLVAEQVRSIATAAEEQSAASEEINMSTSEINRIADENFNAMEQSAEAMANLSELANMLNNLIEDLKNS; encoded by the coding sequence GTGAGAATCAGGACAAGGATGATCTTAGCTATTGTGTTGCCCATGATAATTTCTGTGGCAGTTGTAATGTTTACTGTTTCTATGCAGTTTGACAGTACTGCCGAGGATTCATACCGGAAAACTGCAAGTCAGGAACTTAAGTTAATTAATAACTATATTGCAGAAATATTGAAGAAAGCTGAGAACGTCAGCAGGTTCGTGGCTGAACTGGATGAAACAAAGAATGCTATAGGTAAGTGGACTAAGTATTTTGAATTGGAAGGTCCATCAAAACCTGCCCAGTTTGCAACAGATCCTTCAGAAATCAAGGTCAACCGGCTGGCAAATAATCTGATGGATGCCAATCCTGCTTTTGCCTATGTTTATCTGGGCTTTGAAGATGGTGGATACACACAGGACGGCTCCGACACATTAAAAAATGATTATGATCCGCGTAAAAGGCCTTGGTATAAGGAAGGTAAGACTTCTTCTAAGGAGTCGTCATTGCTTTCTGCGTATATGACAACCGAGGGCTTTCCCAATATCGGGTATGTGACCAAGATAAGAAACAATAGCGGAAATTTTATTGGTGTTTCCGCGGTGGATATTTCACTTGGAGACCTTACAAAAATTATTAACAATCTTAATATCGGTGAAACAGGTTTTGTCGTTCTCGTTCAAGGTGACGGAACAATTTTGGCGGACCCCAAGACTCCGGAAAATAATTTTAAGAAAGTTAATGAAATAGATAACACAGCACTGAAAGAGGCTTATAATTCCAAGGAGGCCTGGTTAGGTTCTCTTGATTTTAAGGGAAATAAATTTTCCGCAGAGGTTTACAGATCCAAGGAAACCGGCTGGACGCTTATAGCCTTTCTTCCTCATGATGAAATTTATATGGCATCCAGGGAAGCAAATAAAACTATGCTGATGATTGCAGCTGTGGCGGCTCTTCTCTTCGGAGCTTTAGGAGCAGCGATGGTTAACCGCAGCCTTGTGCGCCCAATTCATGCCATGGGCGGTTTTGCCAAGGAGATTGCCGCAGGAAATTACAATGCAGAGCCTGAAGAAGCGTCTTACCGCGCCGAACTGCGAGAGCTGTTGGATAACCTGCAATCAATGACGCGGGAGCTTGTTAAGACAATTTCCCTTGCTGATGAAAAGACCCGTGAAGCTGAGGAAAAAACTGTTCAGGCCGAGGAAGCTCTGGGCGAGGCTGAAGAAGCCACTCGCAGAGCTGAAAGCGCTAAGCGCGAAGGCATGATGCAGGCCGCCGGTCAACTTGAGGAAATAGTGGAGCGTATCTCTTCGTCTTCCACCGAGCTTTCCGCAAATGTCGAAGAATCGAGAAACGGTTCTGAAATGCAGCGGGAACGGGCAGCCGAGAATGCCACCGCTATGGAAGAGATGAATGCCACCGTTCTTGAGGTTGCATCCAATGCCTCGAAAAGCTCAGAAGAAGCTGATCGGGCTAAGAGCGAAGCTGTTCACGGTTCAGAAATTGTAAAGAAAGTGGTAACCTCTGTAGGTAACCTTAAAGTTGAATCAGAAAAGCTGAGCACTGAAATGGGGCAGTTGGGCGAAAAAGCAGAATCAATCAGCAGCGTCATGAGCGTTATCACAGATATTGCTGATCAGACGAACCTGTTGGCGCTGAATGCGGCCATTGAAGCAGCCCGGGCCGGGGAAGCTGGACGCGGTTTCGCTGTTGTAGCTGATGAAGTGCGCAAGCTCGCAGAAAAGACAGTTAGCGCGACATCTGAAGTAGGCGAGGCTATCGGTTCCATTCAGCAGTCTTCAAGAAATTCGATCAATACCATGTCCGAAACGGCCGAGATGGTCGATTCTACGACGACATTGGTAAATGAAGCCGGGGAAGCATTGACTTCAATCCTTGACATCATTGATCTGGTTGCGGAGCAGGTCCGCTCGATTGCGACGGCTGCGGAAGAGCAGAGCGCAGCTTCAGAGGAAATTAATATGTCAACTTCAGAAATCAACCGCATTGCTGACGAAAACTTCAACGCGATGGAACAGTCCGCAGAAGCCATGGCCAATCTGTCGGAACTTGCCAATATGCTGAATAATCTGATTGAAGACTTGAAAAATTCATAG
- a CDS encoding ferredoxin, whose protein sequence is MAGKVVIDQDECIGCETCVELCPEVFALDSEGEKAEVIKEDAVDLDCVEEAIDSCPVECIRIE, encoded by the coding sequence ATGGCTGGAAAAGTAGTAATTGATCAGGATGAGTGCATTGGGTGTGAAACATGCGTGGAACTTTGTCCGGAGGTTTTTGCCCTTGATTCAGAAGGGGAAAAGGCGGAAGTAATCAAAGAAGATGCGGTTGACCTCGATTGTGTTGAAGAGGCGATTGATTCCTGCCCGGTGGAGTGCATACGGATTGAGTAG
- a CDS encoding ABC transporter ATP-binding protein, with the protein MSEPILELRDIHAGYGSIKALKGISIKAMEGEIVSIIGANGAGKSTTLMTICNIVKSTAGEVFYQGKCINKIASDRLPAMGLCQVPEGRRIFPRLSIEENLDMGAFFRNDTEIADDMERVFAMFPILRERRRQAGGTLSGGEQQMLAIGRALMSRPKVLLLDEPSLGLAPLIVKQIFDIIREINKLGTTIILVEQNARVALSMAHRGYVLETGSVVMEDEASKLLNNPDIQKAYLGE; encoded by the coding sequence ATGTCTGAACCTATCTTAGAACTCCGTGATATCCACGCGGGATATGGCAGCATCAAGGCCCTTAAAGGGATAAGTATTAAGGCGATGGAAGGGGAGATTGTCTCCATCATCGGTGCAAACGGAGCTGGAAAATCCACGACCCTTATGACCATCTGCAATATAGTCAAATCTACTGCGGGAGAGGTCTTCTATCAGGGAAAATGTATCAATAAGATTGCTTCTGACCGTTTGCCGGCGATGGGCCTGTGCCAGGTCCCGGAAGGGAGGCGCATTTTTCCTCGGCTCAGTATTGAGGAAAACCTCGATATGGGAGCTTTTTTTCGCAATGATACAGAAATAGCCGACGATATGGAGAGAGTCTTTGCCATGTTTCCGATTCTGCGTGAAAGGCGCAGGCAAGCAGGAGGAACTCTTTCCGGGGGAGAGCAGCAGATGCTGGCCATCGGCCGTGCACTGATGAGTCGTCCTAAGGTCCTTTTATTGGATGAACCTTCCCTCGGGTTGGCACCGCTTATCGTTAAGCAGATCTTTGATATTATCCGTGAAATCAATAAATTGGGAACGACCATCATATTGGTTGAACAGAATGCCAGAGTGGCGTTGAGCATGGCTCACCGAGGTTACGTATTAGAAACCGGTAGTGTAGTCATGGAAGATGAAGCGTCCAAACTTCTCAATAATCCGGATATCCAGAAGGCTTATCTCGGGGAATAG
- a CDS encoding ABC transporter permease subunit translates to MIWLFVLLWPLLGVKPEGLEVATTFAVWWKIALGCSSILVVYQLNSIGFFNFITKPAGAAVGGVKKATSAMPFAVWAFMLLAFAVAYPHLFGRYAQDVAINCMIYICLGLGLNIVVGLAGMLDLGYIAFYGLGAYTYALLSVSYKLSFWLCLPLSAAVAGIGACIIGYCSMRMRGDYLAIVTLGFAEIVRMVFNNWMSLTNGPNGITGIKAPGIYWPDFGNGMTFEHLWLKKLSLIYYVILALVVFTIIAIYRLNHSRIGRAWEAIREDETAAEVMGIPTFYMKLLAYCSGACFGGMAGAFYAARMRFVSPESFTFLESAMVLSMVVLGGMGSIPGVILGALALIALPEIFRDFELYRMLVFGGVMTLMMLFRPQGLLPPKRKMKAGKD, encoded by the coding sequence ATGATCTGGTTGTTCGTCCTGCTCTGGCCCTTGCTTGGGGTTAAGCCTGAAGGATTGGAAGTGGCGACCACTTTTGCGGTCTGGTGGAAAATAGCCCTTGGCTGTTCATCCATCCTCGTAGTCTACCAGCTCAACAGCATCGGTTTTTTCAATTTTATAACCAAGCCTGCCGGTGCAGCAGTGGGCGGGGTAAAAAAAGCAACCTCGGCTATGCCTTTCGCTGTATGGGCTTTCATGCTGCTTGCCTTTGCTGTGGCATACCCGCATCTTTTCGGGCGTTATGCTCAGGATGTAGCCATTAACTGCATGATTTACATCTGCCTTGGGCTGGGACTCAATATAGTTGTTGGTTTGGCAGGTATGCTCGACCTCGGTTATATCGCTTTCTACGGACTGGGAGCTTACACTTACGCATTGCTTTCAGTTTCCTATAAGCTGTCGTTTTGGCTTTGTCTGCCACTTAGCGCGGCAGTGGCTGGAATCGGCGCTTGTATCATCGGTTATTGCTCCATGCGGATGCGCGGGGACTATCTTGCCATTGTGACTCTCGGTTTCGCGGAAATTGTGCGTATGGTTTTCAATAACTGGATGAGTCTGACAAATGGTCCTAACGGTATAACAGGGATCAAGGCTCCGGGGATTTACTGGCCGGATTTCGGTAACGGGATGACTTTTGAACATCTCTGGCTTAAAAAACTTTCCCTGATCTACTACGTGATTCTGGCGCTGGTAGTATTCACTATTATTGCGATCTATCGGTTAAACCATTCACGTATCGGGCGCGCGTGGGAGGCAATCCGCGAGGATGAGACCGCCGCAGAGGTCATGGGTATTCCCACATTTTATATGAAGCTGCTGGCTTATTGCTCCGGTGCCTGTTTCGGCGGTATGGCCGGGGCTTTCTATGCAGCACGCATGCGCTTTGTCAGTCCTGAATCATTCACTTTCCTTGAGTCGGCGATGGTTTTGTCCATGGTTGTGCTCGGCGGTATGGGGTCCATTCCCGGGGTTATCCTCGGCGCTCTGGCTCTGATTGCCCTGCCGGAAATATTCAGGGATTTTGAACTTTATCGCATGCTTGTTTTCGGTGGTGTTATGACTCTGATGATGCTTTTCAGGCCCCAGGGACTACTGCCTCCCAAACGCAAAATGAAGGCTGGAAAGGATTAA
- a CDS encoding branched-chain amino acid ABC transporter permease has protein sequence MEYFFQQLINGITLGSVYALIALGYTMVYGIIQLINFAHGEFFAAGGYVGVIFMSYLLAQGAPAWVCLSGSLILAMAYCAMLAMAVEKVAYKPLRSSSRLSVLLSALGMSIFLQNGLMLTQGVYDRAYPTELTQGGFEFGTVMLSYMQLFIVSLTAFLLVALNFLVFKTRIGKAMRSTAQDKIMSALVGINSNRIISLTFAIGAGLAAAAGIMVGLYYGSVRYDMGFVPGIKAFAAAVLGGIGNITGAMIGGFIIGMVEIFAAGYISGEYKDVFAFLILIGVLYFRPSGIMGENVDDTRV, from the coding sequence ATGGAATATTTTTTTCAACAACTCATCAACGGTATTACTCTCGGCAGTGTTTATGCACTGATCGCGCTGGGGTATACCATGGTGTACGGCATCATTCAGCTTATTAACTTCGCACACGGGGAGTTTTTTGCTGCCGGCGGTTATGTCGGTGTTATCTTTATGAGCTACCTTCTGGCACAGGGTGCTCCCGCATGGGTCTGCCTGTCCGGCTCACTAATTTTGGCGATGGCTTATTGCGCTATGCTTGCCATGGCAGTGGAGAAGGTCGCCTATAAACCTCTGCGTAGCTCTTCAAGACTTTCAGTGCTGCTTTCAGCATTGGGTATGTCTATCTTTTTGCAGAACGGACTTATGCTTACTCAGGGCGTTTATGACCGCGCATACCCGACAGAGCTTACTCAGGGCGGATTTGAGTTCGGAACAGTCATGCTTTCATATATGCAGCTGTTTATAGTCAGTCTGACAGCTTTTCTGCTCGTTGCCCTTAATTTTCTGGTCTTCAAGACCCGCATAGGTAAGGCCATGCGTTCCACTGCGCAGGACAAGATCATGTCTGCTTTGGTTGGAATCAACTCCAACCGCATCATCAGCCTGACTTTTGCAATCGGTGCCGGGCTGGCCGCAGCGGCCGGGATAATGGTTGGCCTTTATTATGGGTCAGTTCGTTACGATATGGGGTTTGTTCCGGGTATCAAGGCCTTTGCAGCCGCAGTACTTGGAGGCATAGGTAACATCACCGGCGCGATGATCGGAGGCTTTATCATCGGCATGGTCGAGATTTTTGCCGCAGGTTATATCTCCGGTGAATACAAAGATGTTTTTGCATTTTTGATCCTTATCGGTGTGCTCTATTTCAGACCCTCAGGAATCATGGGAGAGAACGTTGACGATACCAGAGTTTAA
- a CDS encoding branched-chain amino acid ABC transporter substrate-binding protein, with the protein MKRSIITALLVAAILTLSAGMVFAKTLKVGTMGPLTGPYAADGNDIKNGVLTAVEVVKANGGIPGFDNIEVLPQDTACEPRQAVATANKLINEEANAVVGSYCSSATLPASEVLDEESIIMITPASTNEKVTSRGLPYMFRMCGRDDDQGAIALKFMQEQLGAKSVYIVDDKTAYSQGLADGVEKMCEAAGIKVLGHEHVNQGDKDFSAILTKVKSVNPDVYYMSMQNSATGALMLIQAKRMGIKAARLAQDAVYHPQLIEIAKDAANDVYLTFGFIDDNAPAYKEFYAQYQPKYGEPGAYSGYAYDSAMAYFKALKAAGSADSEKVKAELMKLDYDGATKHIKFKPNGDSGSNYIIRKVDNGKFINYWNPVTGKLY; encoded by the coding sequence ATGAAACGTTCTATCATTACAGCTTTACTTGTGGCAGCAATTCTCACGCTGAGCGCAGGTATGGTATTCGCGAAAACCCTCAAGGTCGGAACCATGGGGCCGCTGACCGGTCCTTACGCAGCTGACGGTAACGACATTAAAAACGGCGTGCTTACAGCTGTTGAAGTTGTTAAAGCCAACGGCGGAATTCCCGGTTTTGATAACATAGAGGTTCTTCCTCAGGATACCGCATGCGAACCCCGTCAGGCTGTGGCAACCGCAAACAAACTGATTAATGAAGAAGCGAACGCTGTTGTTGGTTCTTACTGCTCCAGTGCGACTCTGCCCGCTTCCGAAGTTCTTGATGAAGAATCAATCATCATGATTACCCCGGCCTCCACTAATGAAAAAGTTACTTCCCGCGGTCTTCCTTACATGTTCCGCATGTGCGGACGTGATGATGACCAGGGTGCCATTGCCCTTAAGTTCATGCAGGAGCAGCTCGGTGCTAAGTCCGTATACATCGTCGACGATAAGACCGCATACTCACAGGGGCTTGCTGACGGTGTTGAAAAAATGTGTGAAGCTGCCGGAATTAAGGTTCTCGGTCATGAACACGTTAACCAGGGCGATAAAGATTTTTCCGCTATCCTGACCAAAGTAAAAAGCGTCAATCCTGATGTTTATTACATGTCCATGCAGAACTCCGCTACCGGAGCGCTTATGCTCATTCAGGCAAAGCGCATGGGTATTAAGGCTGCACGTCTTGCTCAGGACGCGGTTTACCATCCGCAGCTGATCGAAATTGCGAAAGATGCTGCTAATGATGTTTACCTCACTTTTGGTTTCATCGATGACAATGCTCCCGCATATAAAGAATTCTACGCTCAGTACCAGCCTAAGTATGGTGAGCCCGGTGCATACTCCGGTTATGCATATGACTCCGCCATGGCATACTTCAAGGCTCTCAAGGCCGCCGGTTCCGCCGATTCTGAAAAAGTAAAGGCTGAACTCATGAAGCTCGACTATGACGGTGCAACCAAGCACATCAAATTCAAGCCTAACGGAGACTCCGGTTCCAACTACATCATCCGTAAAGTTGATAACGGCAAGTTCATCAACTACTGGAACCCTGTTACCGGTAAGCTCTACTAA